The Streptomyces sp. M92 nucleotide sequence CTACGAGGTCAAGCCACGCACGATCGTCGAACTCGGCGTGTACAGCGGAGGCTCGCTGCTCTGGTTCCGTGACCTGACCAGGCTCATGGGAATCGACTGCCAGGTCATCGGGATCGACCGGGACCTTTCCCGGTGCCAGATCCCCGACTCGGAGAAGTCCGGCATCACCCTGCGTGAAGCCGACTGCGCCGACCTGGAGACGTACGAACCGCTCCGCGACGCGGCGCATCCGATGATCTTCCTCGACGACGCCCACGCCAACACGTTCAACGTCATGAGGTGGGCCGTCGATCACCTGCTCGAACAGGGCGACTACTTCGTCATCGAGGACATGATTCCCTACTGGCACAAGTGCAGCCCTCGTCTGCTGGTCGAGTACCTCTCGACGTTCCGCAAGGAACTGACGATGGACATGGTGTACGCGAACGCGAGCGCGCAGCTGGACCGCGGTGTGTTCCGGCGGACATGACATGTGAGCAGGCGTGCGGGGCAGGGCCGCGGGAAGGGCACCGTGACGAACGTATCGACTCTTCTGTACTACAGCGCGCCTCTTGAGCCGGCGGGCCGCGACGACGACTGGTGCATCGACGCGGTCTCCCAGTCGCCCAAGGTGCACCTGAACTTCCGTGTCGTCGGCGTCGAGGCGACCGTCACCGACCTGAGGAACGGCGCACTCTCGCCCGGGCTCGACCGCACGGGATTCGAGAAGCTCGTGTCTCCGACGCGGGTCGACCACCATGCTCTGGCGGCGAAGTCCGACTCGTCGCTGGAGCGGTACCGCAGCGAGCTCAGCGAGCTGTTGACCGCGCTGACCGGGGCCGATCTGGTGCGGTTCTTCGAT carries:
- a CDS encoding CmcI family methyltransferase; this translates as MSGHANKEFLDLNMFRGVGEDPVYRPPVLTDRPRDWPLDQWADAPRDLGYAEFARYHWRGLRILKDPDTQTALHDLVYEVKPRTIVELGVYSGGSLLWFRDLTRLMGIDCQVIGIDRDLSRCQIPDSEKSGITLREADCADLETYEPLRDAAHPMIFLDDAHANTFNVMRWAVDHLLEQGDYFVIEDMIPYWHKCSPRLLVEYLSTFRKELTMDMVYANASAQLDRGVFRRT